From Helicobacter sp. MIT 05-5293, one genomic window encodes:
- a CDS encoding primosomal protein N', whose product MNYYLIAPLGQNSPLLTYACDESCQIGQICLIPLKSKTTQGVVLSATSKPDFECKIATKTTSYFLPNQQLLAHFIASYYCASIGESYKLFTPFDAVLESQIIFEEVRDLTLQPLSESQNKALAFLQTHHNPLLFGDTGSGKTEIYIHLIAQTLAQGKNALFLMPEISLTPQIEARLRKIFGQKVGIWHSKITQRKKQEMLLKLAQGQIRVIAGARSALFLPIFSLGLVIVDEEHDDAYKSQTRPRYNARDVALYLGAKNEVKIVLGSATPSLNSYYRATNDKNMYRLKGQYFNAHKTFTFESPHLPTDLYQNDWGLSASLVSKMQKVLDRQEQIIVFLPTRANYKMLLCEKCGEGIKCEFCAVNMSLHTDKNALICHYCHWSKPIMSVCPHCLSPTLRSLRIGTAEVAKYLCEIFPKKRIEVFDRDHITTHRKLTRVLEDFNNGEIDILVGTQMLSKGHDYHKVNLAVILGIDYILGASDYRGSERALSLMYQIAGRSGRKHHGEVYIQSAKSDFLEKFIADYEIFLRYELSTRPKLYPPYMRLANITFAHHIESRASQALYQSLEILQRKPHSEVEIVGHSRAMIQRLYGKFRFVLLLRSHSPRALLDTLHYFISQSPPELQRIYEIDIDPLNVL is encoded by the coding sequence TTGAATTATTATCTCATCGCGCCCCTAGGGCAAAATTCTCCACTTTTGACCTATGCTTGCGATGAGTCTTGTCAGATTGGGCAAATTTGCCTCATACCTCTCAAAAGCAAAACGACACAAGGCGTTGTTTTATCCGCTACCTCTAAACCTGATTTTGAATGTAAAATCGCTACCAAAACAACTTCTTATTTTTTACCCAATCAACAGCTTTTGGCGCATTTTATTGCATCTTATTATTGTGCGAGTATCGGTGAGAGTTATAAGCTTTTTACGCCTTTTGATGCAGTATTAGAATCTCAAATAATATTTGAAGAAGTGAGAGATTTGACACTTCAGCCTTTAAGCGAATCCCAAAATAAAGCATTGGCTTTTTTGCAAACACATCACAACCCTTTGCTTTTTGGCGATACAGGGAGCGGAAAAACAGAAATTTATATTCATTTGATCGCGCAAACTTTGGCTCAAGGGAAGAATGCTTTGTTTTTAATGCCAGAAATTTCTCTCACACCACAGATTGAAGCGCGTTTAAGGAAAATTTTTGGGCAAAAAGTAGGAATATGGCATAGCAAAATCACACAACGCAAAAAACAAGAGATGCTCCTTAAGCTTGCACAAGGTCAGATACGCGTTATCGCAGGTGCAAGAAGTGCATTATTTTTGCCTATATTCTCTTTAGGGTTGGTCATAGTCGATGAAGAACATGATGATGCGTATAAGTCCCAAACACGCCCACGATACAATGCACGCGATGTGGCACTTTATCTTGGTGCGAAAAATGAGGTTAAAATTGTTTTGGGGTCAGCTACCCCTAGCCTCAATAGTTATTATCGTGCTACAAATGATAAAAATATGTATCGTTTGAAGGGGCAGTATTTTAACGCGCATAAAACTTTTACTTTTGAATCTCCTCATTTGCCTACAGATTTGTATCAGAATGATTGGGGATTGAGTGCGTCTTTGGTGTCAAAAATGCAGAAAGTTTTGGATAGACAGGAGCAAATTATTGTTTTTTTACCCACACGCGCTAATTATAAAATGCTTTTGTGTGAAAAATGTGGAGAAGGGATAAAATGTGAATTTTGTGCAGTAAATATGAGTTTGCATACGGATAAAAATGCTCTTATATGCCATTATTGCCATTGGAGTAAGCCTATAATGAGCGTGTGTCCGCATTGTCTTTCTCCAACATTGCGTTCATTGCGTATTGGCACGGCTGAAGTTGCAAAATATTTGTGTGAGATTTTTCCAAAAAAGCGGATTGAAGTCTTTGATAGGGATCATATCACTACACATCGTAAGCTTACAAGAGTTCTTGAAGATTTTAATAACGGCGAGATTGATATTTTAGTAGGCACACAAATGCTAAGTAAGGGACATGATTATCATAAAGTGAATCTTGCTGTGATTTTAGGGATTGATTATATTTTAGGGGCGAGTGATTATCGTGGTAGCGAACGAGCTTTAAGTCTAATGTATCAGATTGCGGGGCGTAGCGGACGAAAACATCATGGTGAAGTGTATATTCAAAGTGCTAAGAGTGATTTTTTAGAGAAATTTATAGCAGATTATGAAATTTTTTTGCGTTATGAATTATCCACACGCCCGAAGCTTTACCCTCCTTATATGCGATTGGCAAACATTACTTTTGCGCATCATATTGAATCTAGAGCTTCTCAAGCTCTTTATCAATCTCTTGAGATTCTGCAAAGAAAGCCACATAGTGAGGTTGAGATTGTCGGTCATTCCCGAGCGATGATTCAGAGATTATACGGGAAGTTTCGTTTTGTCCTTTTACTCCGCTCTCATTCTCCTCGCGCACTTCTTGATACATTGCATTATTTTATCTCCCAAAGCCCTCCAGAGCTACAAAGAATCTACGAAATTGATATTGACCCTTTAAATGTGTTGTGA
- the motB gene encoding flagellar motor protein MotB, giving the protein MSKKKKCPECPAGEKWAVPYADFLSLLLALFIALWAISSTSESDAEAVKTEFVKIFDFTLTAPLPTNEEDISETEIESESGAQTLNSSVTTADIEQMAEEGGILEQMEMGMSLRLPSNLFFEAGSAEITDSDVFLYLQRITAIIKKLPDYVKIDVRGFTDDSALPIGSRYKDNYELSSARSLTVMKHLIKNGISADKISFSGYGQHQPIVPNDSLVNRAKNNRVEIFFFVDPKDAPVAQSILEETLQGQ; this is encoded by the coding sequence ATGTCTAAAAAGAAAAAATGTCCGGAATGCCCTGCAGGAGAAAAATGGGCTGTCCCTTATGCGGACTTCCTTTCACTTCTACTTGCGCTCTTTATTGCACTTTGGGCGATTTCATCGACAAGTGAATCAGATGCTGAAGCAGTCAAAACAGAATTTGTCAAGATTTTTGATTTCACACTCACCGCCCCACTTCCTACAAATGAAGAAGACATAAGTGAGACTGAAATTGAAAGCGAAAGTGGAGCGCAAACGCTCAACTCTTCGGTTACGACAGCTGATATTGAACAAATGGCAGAAGAAGGTGGGATTCTCGAACAGATGGAAATGGGTATGTCTTTACGCCTACCTTCCAATCTCTTCTTTGAAGCAGGAAGTGCAGAAATCACCGATAGTGATGTATTTTTATATTTACAACGCATCACTGCCATCATCAAAAAACTCCCAGACTATGTCAAAATTGATGTGAGAGGCTTCACAGATGATTCTGCTTTGCCTATTGGATCGCGTTATAAGGATAACTATGAGCTTTCATCAGCAAGAAGCCTAACTGTGATGAAACATTTGATCAAAAACGGCATATCTGCGGACAAAATTTCATTTTCAGGTTACGGACAACATCAGCCTATTGTGCCCAACGATAGTCTTGTAAATCGTGCGAAAAATAATCGCGTAGAAATCTTTTTCTTTGTCGATCCTAAAGATGCTCCTGTCGCTCAATCAATCCTTGAGGAAACATTGCAAGGGCAATAA
- a CDS encoding RNA degradosome polyphosphate kinase yields MTINDSRMYFNREISWLKFNTRVLNEAKNTNIPLLERLKFIAIYGTNLDEFYMIRVAGLKRLYASGITEVGADKLTPLQQLKYIREHLDKEKQTLEAIFNEIKTGLAKEGMFIKQVSDLNAQQKKHLREYFLNYLYPVIVPVVVDSTHPFPHLNNLSFAIALKLKNTQDGGVKFAMVRISRMLPRFVEVESGVFVPVECVVGEFANELFSGFEIISYVPFRITRNADIEIEEEEADDFIEIMSEGLKTRRKGEIVRLEIGQSKDNSFLNAINTYLNVDSKDIYIYTMPLNLSGLWELVGSKAHAHLTTPPFNPKTLPPLHDAVDLFSTIENHDVMLFHPYESFDPVVNFIQNAAKDPDVLSIRMTLYRVGKNSPIVKALIQAAENNKQVTALVELKARFDEENNLHWAHSLESAGAHVIYGVPGLKVHAKIALVIKKIGNTLKEYVHLSTGNYNPSTAKIYTDVSLLTSNHDFAKDAIKLFHSLSTGSSYRTKLDSLYIAPTQIKLKILELIDNETKMGAEGRIIMKANAFVDIDVIKALYKASTAGVKIDLIVRGVCCLRPGVKGVSENIRVFSIVGKYLEHARIYHFKHDKIGIYFASADIMPRNLERRVEILTPSLNAQMSQRLMDILQMQLKDNVQMYELHSNGEYQKVASKEKAFSSQIAYEDYVNGIYSDSVENEEAIKAKKLAKRMLRES; encoded by the coding sequence ATGACAATCAATGATTCAAGAATGTATTTTAATCGTGAAATTTCATGGTTAAAGTTTAACACACGCGTGCTTAATGAGGCAAAAAACACTAATATTCCACTTTTGGAGCGTTTGAAATTCATCGCCATTTATGGAACAAATCTTGATGAATTTTATATGATTCGTGTAGCAGGGTTAAAACGACTTTATGCAAGCGGTATTACAGAAGTGGGTGCTGATAAACTTACTCCTTTGCAACAGCTTAAATATATTCGCGAACATTTAGACAAAGAAAAACAAACCCTTGAGGCGATTTTTAATGAAATTAAAACCGGACTTGCTAAGGAGGGTATGTTTATCAAGCAAGTAAGTGATTTGAATGCCCAACAAAAAAAGCATCTAAGAGAATATTTTTTAAATTACCTTTATCCTGTTATCGTGCCTGTTGTAGTAGATTCTACACACCCATTTCCGCATTTAAATAATCTAAGCTTTGCGATTGCGCTTAAACTTAAAAACACACAAGACGGAGGCGTTAAATTTGCAATGGTGAGAATCTCGCGAATGTTGCCACGATTTGTAGAGGTAGAAAGTGGTGTGTTTGTCCCGGTAGAATGTGTTGTGGGCGAATTTGCTAATGAGCTTTTTAGTGGGTTTGAGATTATCAGTTATGTCCCTTTCAGAATCACTAGAAATGCGGACATAGAAATCGAGGAAGAGGAAGCTGATGATTTTATCGAAATTATGAGTGAAGGATTAAAAACTCGTAGAAAGGGAGAGATTGTCCGACTCGAGATAGGGCAAAGCAAGGATAATAGTTTTTTGAATGCTATTAATACCTATTTAAATGTTGATTCTAAAGATATTTATATTTATACGATGCCATTAAATTTAAGTGGTTTGTGGGAATTGGTAGGCAGTAAGGCTCATGCTCATTTGACTACACCGCCTTTTAATCCTAAGACACTTCCCCCTCTCCATGATGCTGTGGATTTATTTTCAACGATTGAAAACCATGATGTAATGTTGTTCCATCCTTATGAAAGTTTCGATCCAGTGGTGAATTTTATTCAAAATGCGGCTAAAGATCCCGATGTGCTTTCGATACGAATGACGCTTTATCGTGTGGGAAAAAATTCACCTATTGTTAAGGCTTTAATTCAAGCAGCCGAAAATAACAAACAAGTTACAGCATTGGTAGAATTAAAAGCGCGTTTTGATGAGGAAAATAATTTACATTGGGCGCATTCTTTAGAATCTGCGGGAGCACATGTTATTTACGGTGTGCCGGGGCTAAAGGTGCATGCTAAAATCGCGCTTGTGATTAAAAAGATAGGAAACACACTGAAAGAATATGTCCATCTTAGCACAGGGAATTACAATCCTAGCACAGCTAAAATTTATACAGATGTTTCTTTGCTGACTTCTAATCATGATTTTGCCAAAGATGCGATTAAGTTGTTTCATAGTCTTTCTACGGGTTCATCGTATCGCACTAAGCTTGATAGCCTTTATATTGCACCTACACAAATTAAGCTTAAAATCCTTGAATTGATTGATAATGAGACAAAAATGGGAGCTGAAGGGCGAATCATCATGAAAGCCAATGCGTTTGTTGATATTGATGTGATTAAGGCTTTATATAAAGCATCGACTGCAGGCGTGAAGATTGATTTGATTGTGCGAGGTGTGTGCTGTTTGAGACCGGGTGTCAAAGGCGTGAGTGAAAATATCCGAGTGTTTTCAATCGTTGGCAAATATCTTGAACATGCTAGAATCTATCATTTTAAGCACGATAAAATCGGTATCTATTTCGCTTCAGCAGACATTATGCCTAGAAATTTGGAGCGGCGTGTGGAGATTCTCACACCGAGTTTGAATGCCCAAATGAGCCAACGACTAATGGATATTTTACAAATGCAATTAAAAGACAATGTGCAAATGTATGAGCTTCATAGTAATGGTGAATATCAAAAGGTCGCATCTAAAGAAAAGGCTTTTAGCTCACAAATTGCCTATGAAGACTATGTCAATGGTATTTATAGTGATTCTGTAGAAAATGAAGAGGCTATCAAGGCAAAAAAACTTGCTAAAAGAATGTTGAGAGAGAGCTAA
- the motA gene encoding flagellar motor stator protein MotA, with the protein MDLTSILGLIGAIASISVGDILEGGNPLHLIHLSSLIIIIPTAGAAAVAATHGSHIKGALKEIKIIFGSTGVNYNETIRTLVELSTLARKDGVLSLEGKAAQIEDDFMRQALSMIIDGRDAGAVREDMEVQIESLEEYYHGSAHFWILYAETCPTMGLVGAVCGLILALQLLDDPKAMAAGISGAFTATVTGIFCSYALFGPWGHKMIAKSKEIMKEKTIVLEGVVGIANGDNPRNLEEKLLGFIPPGEPKVSQFE; encoded by the coding sequence ATGGATTTAACATCTATTTTGGGACTTATAGGAGCTATTGCAAGTATTTCAGTAGGCGATATTTTGGAAGGTGGTAACCCTTTACATCTTATCCACCTTAGCTCACTCATCATTATTATCCCTACTGCTGGTGCTGCAGCTGTAGCAGCTACACATGGCTCACACATCAAGGGCGCACTTAAAGAAATAAAAATTATCTTTGGTTCAACAGGCGTTAATTATAATGAAACCATACGCACACTTGTTGAACTCTCAACTTTAGCAAGAAAAGATGGGGTGCTTTCCCTCGAAGGAAAAGCAGCGCAGATTGAAGATGATTTTATGCGTCAAGCACTTTCAATGATTATTGATGGAAGAGATGCAGGTGCGGTGCGTGAAGATATGGAAGTGCAAATAGAATCTTTGGAAGAATACTATCATGGCTCGGCTCACTTTTGGATATTATACGCTGAAACATGTCCTACTATGGGACTTGTCGGAGCGGTTTGCGGGCTTATTCTTGCCTTACAATTACTTGATGACCCAAAAGCAATGGCTGCTGGTATTTCGGGAGCATTTACCGCAACGGTTACAGGGATTTTCTGTTCTTATGCGCTATTTGGTCCATGGGGACACAAAATGATTGCAAAATCCAAAGAAATTATGAAAGAAAAAACAATCGTTTTAGAGGGTGTGGTAGGTATCGCCAATGGTGATAACCCTCGTAACCTTGAAGAGAAACTATTAGGATTTATCCCACCGGGTGAGCCAAAAGTCTCACAATTTGAATAA
- the rplM gene encoding 50S ribosomal protein L13, translating to MELTKIATESDINRQWVVLDAKGQTFGRLIAQIATLLRGKHKPCFTPHIDCGDFVVVINAAEVKFSGMKLQDKEYFTHSGYFGSTKSKTLQEMLDKNPEKLYHLAVRGMLPKNKLGRAMLKKLKVYRGSEHPHSAQVSKSSK from the coding sequence ATGGAATTAACAAAAATAGCCACAGAAAGCGATATTAATCGCCAATGGGTTGTGCTAGATGCAAAAGGTCAAACTTTTGGTCGCTTGATTGCCCAAATTGCTACACTTTTGCGTGGCAAACATAAACCTTGTTTCACCCCTCATATTGATTGTGGTGATTTTGTCGTAGTGATTAACGCTGCTGAAGTCAAGTTTTCAGGTATGAAACTTCAAGATAAAGAATACTTTACGCATTCAGGATATTTTGGTAGCACCAAAAGCAAAACATTGCAAGAAATGCTTGATAAGAATCCCGAAAAACTCTATCACCTTGCAGTGCGAGGTATGTTACCTAAGAACAAACTTGGTCGAGCAATGCTTAAAAAACTCAAAGTATATAGAGGCAGCGAACATCCTCATAGTGCGCAAGTCTCCAAAAGTTCAAAATAA
- the rsmD gene encoding 16S rRNA (guanine(966)-N(2))-methyltransferase RsmD yields MNFKITTGILKNLPLTLNPNPSTRPTKSIVRQSCFNTIGSEIIESVFIEGFGGCGSMGIEALSRGASRAIFFEKDAFAYEILLENLALANKRESSLVFQAYNADFFTAFWNLQKAILSAHNVILYLDPPFCIRKGMEDIYEQCFTFIQSLEQGFVNLIVFEHWSEYNIPHFIGDFALYKTRKFGKTTLTYYLLKDA; encoded by the coding sequence ATGAATTTTAAAATCACGACAGGCATATTAAAGAATCTTCCTTTAACGCTTAATCCAAATCCCTCCACGCGTCCCACAAAGTCCATTGTGAGGCAATCATGCTTTAATACTATTGGTTCAGAAATTATCGAAAGTGTGTTTATTGAGGGCTTTGGTGGTTGTGGCTCAATGGGGATTGAAGCTCTTTCGCGTGGAGCAAGCAGAGCGATATTTTTTGAAAAAGACGCTTTTGCCTATGAGATTCTTTTAGAGAATCTTGCACTTGCCAACAAAAGAGAATCTTCCCTTGTCTTTCAGGCTTATAATGCTGATTTTTTCACTGCTTTTTGGAATCTCCAAAAGGCAATTCTGTCTGCACACAATGTGATTTTATACCTTGACCCACCTTTTTGTATTCGTAAAGGAATGGAGGATATTTATGAACAATGTTTTACATTCATACAAAGTTTGGAGCAAGGTTTTGTGAATTTAATTGTTTTTGAACATTGGAGTGAGTATAATATACCTCATTTTATTGGAGATTTTGCTTTGTATAAAACGCGCAAGTTTGGCAAAACAACTCTCACTTATTATTTACTAAAGGACGCATAA
- the acpS gene encoding holo-ACP synthase has protein sequence MIGIDIVQIARMERLIKRFGERGLHRFLSLDEIALCMRYPEDAQTYRTYQNLHNENLQSHAVLSPAFIESLFHTDRINVARVAGFWAAKEAFSKALGVGIGYELGFLDMIVTKDSKNAPHITLTKSKQTYFKIKQSALSITHDGGFVIAAVICL, from the coding sequence TTGATAGGTATTGATATTGTCCAAATCGCTCGTATGGAGCGATTGATAAAAAGATTTGGTGAAAGAGGGCTTCATCGCTTTCTTTCACTAGATGAAATCGCGCTTTGTATGCGTTATCCTGAAGATGCACAAACATATCGAACATATCAAAATTTACATAATGAGAATTTACAATCACATGCTGTTTTATCTCCCGCTTTTATAGAGAGTTTATTCCATACAGATAGAATCAATGTCGCTCGTGTCGCTGGATTTTGGGCTGCAAAAGAGGCATTTTCAAAAGCTTTGGGTGTGGGTATCGGGTATGAATTAGGGTTTTTGGATATGATTGTTACTAAAGATTCGAAAAATGCTCCACACATCACGCTCACAAAATCCAAACAAACTTATTTTAAAATCAAACAAAGTGCATTAAGCATTACTCATGACGGAGGGTTTGTCATTGCTGCTGTGATATGTCTATGA
- a CDS encoding menaquinone biosynthesis decarboxylase, translating to MNFDSHSLIEYLKEYDEITIIDEPLDIDLQIPHLAYLEVKKPHSKALLFTRPICAKRNQTFDTPVLMNVFGSYSRLNLLLTQPIPHITKRIENLLRFTPPKNLKDAYQKFKDVLALRHIFPKYIKKRGACQEVILQDSQINLFDLPILTTWEHDGGAFITMGQVYTQSLNGKKKNLGMYRLQVYDRNHLGLHWQIHKDSQHFFLKYKKAGKKMPVSIALGGDPLYIWCGQAPLPMGIFELMLYGFIRGKRPKLSRCITNPLYVPSDVDIVIEGWVDPSQMHDEGPFGDHTGFYTPIEPYPVLEVSAITMRKKPIYPATVVGKPPLEDKYMGYLTERVFLPLLKMTAHGLMDYHMPENGVFHNLIFAKVKSDYPSHSKQIMHNFWGVGQMSFVKHAIFVGEDAPDLADYEALGNYILERFSPQSLLITEGICDALDHSSPHYGTGGKLGVEAITPMQKLDFIHYDDKKLWELFAPCMPQAKALKQYFAHTSNPISIIAVEKQDSLTTYIRANPNKFDSVQNAMSIIILVDSDKNDLSNPYMLTWRIVNHIDAKRDIVIIQNLIFIDATDKNQCDGHLREWPKETNCTPAVIESLQEKGLLKDIDQAFLEKFQILG from the coding sequence ATGAATTTTGATTCTCACTCACTGATTGAATACCTCAAAGAATACGATGAAATTACTATTATTGATGAGCCTTTAGATATTGATTTACAAATTCCTCACCTTGCTTATTTAGAAGTCAAGAAGCCTCACAGCAAAGCTCTTTTATTCACTCGCCCTATTTGTGCAAAACGCAATCAAACATTTGATACACCTGTTTTAATGAATGTATTTGGCTCTTATTCGAGATTAAATCTTTTGCTCACACAGCCTATCCCTCATATCACAAAGCGCATAGAGAATCTTTTGCGTTTTACTCCCCCAAAAAATCTCAAAGATGCTTATCAAAAATTCAAAGATGTGCTTGCTTTGCGTCATATTTTTCCCAAATACATAAAAAAAAGAGGGGCTTGTCAAGAAGTTATCTTGCAAGATTCACAGATTAATCTTTTTGATCTACCCATACTCACGACTTGGGAGCATGATGGGGGAGCATTTATCACAATGGGGCAAGTCTATACACAAAGCCTCAATGGCAAAAAAAAGAATCTAGGAATGTATCGCTTACAAGTTTATGACCGCAATCATTTAGGTTTGCATTGGCAAATACATAAAGATTCACAACATTTCTTCCTCAAATACAAAAAAGCCGGGAAAAAGATGCCTGTAAGCATTGCGTTGGGTGGAGACCCTTTATATATTTGGTGTGGGCAAGCTCCGTTGCCAATGGGTATTTTCGAGCTGATGCTTTATGGATTCATACGCGGCAAAAGACCCAAACTTTCGCGTTGTATCACCAATCCTCTTTATGTGCCCAGTGATGTCGATATTGTGATTGAAGGTTGGGTAGATCCTAGTCAAATGCATGATGAAGGACCTTTTGGAGATCATACAGGATTCTATACGCCTATTGAACCTTATCCGGTGCTTGAAGTGAGTGCTATTACAATGCGTAAAAAGCCTATTTATCCTGCCACCGTTGTTGGAAAACCACCTTTAGAAGACAAATATATGGGATATTTGACAGAACGCGTGTTTTTGCCACTCTTAAAAATGACGGCACATGGGTTAATGGATTATCATATGCCTGAAAATGGCGTATTTCATAACCTTATTTTTGCTAAAGTTAAGTCTGATTATCCCTCACACAGCAAACAAATTATGCACAATTTTTGGGGTGTGGGACAAATGAGCTTTGTCAAACATGCTATCTTTGTGGGTGAAGATGCGCCAGATTTAGCTGATTACGAGGCATTGGGCAATTATATTCTTGAACGATTTTCTCCTCAATCTCTTCTCATCACAGAAGGCATTTGCGATGCGCTTGATCATTCAAGCCCACATTATGGCACAGGAGGCAAACTAGGCGTTGAAGCAATCACACCTATGCAAAAGCTTGATTTTATTCATTATGATGATAAAAAACTATGGGAACTTTTTGCCCCCTGCATGCCTCAAGCTAAAGCCCTCAAACAATACTTTGCACACACATCTAATCCTATAAGCATTATTGCCGTAGAAAAACAAGATAGTCTCACTACCTACATTCGTGCTAATCCTAATAAATTTGATTCTGTGCAAAACGCAATGAGCATTATCATCTTGGTTGATTCTGATAAAAATGACTTATCAAACCCTTATATGCTCACTTGGCGCATTGTCAATCACATTGATGCTAAGCGTGATATAGTCATTATACAGAATCTCATTTTTATTGACGCGACTGATAAAAACCAATGCGATGGACATTTACGAGAATGGCCTAAAGAAACGAACTGCACCCCAGCAGTGATTGAATCGTTACAAGAAAAGGGGCTATTAAAAGATATTGATCAAGCATTTTTAGAAAAATTTCAAATTTTAGGCTAG
- a CDS encoding MBL fold metallo-hydrolase, translating to MVSAKLAEAHNSQKDKILVEILSQAFGEYQTNCYICKFPQGEIIIDAGMGATQWVIQNAPHPLAILNTHGHFDHIWSNAALKEYFPHTPLVCPKLDCFMLESDCFGTGVLPSKADIMVECDKTIQDMDFEGVKVRFYHFPGHTPGCSMVEIQDNFFSGDFIFHRSIGRSDFPYSSTQDMLDSLIRFQAIPNNPNKIIYPGHGIPTNLHDEQTNVQFWIKHLSA from the coding sequence ATGGTAAGCGCAAAGCTCGCCGAAGCCCACAATTCTCAAAAAGATAAGATTCTCGTGGAAATTTTATCTCAAGCTTTTGGCGAATATCAAACAAATTGTTATATTTGCAAATTTCCCCAAGGGGAAATTATCATTGATGCAGGAATGGGAGCGACACAATGGGTAATCCAAAACGCTCCTCATCCTCTTGCAATCCTCAACACACACGGGCATTTTGATCATATATGGAGTAATGCCGCTTTAAAAGAATATTTTCCTCACACACCTCTCGTATGTCCTAAACTTGATTGTTTTATGTTAGAATCTGATTGCTTTGGCACAGGAGTATTACCTAGCAAGGCTGACATCATGGTCGAATGCGATAAAACAATTCAAGATATGGATTTTGAAGGTGTCAAGGTAAGATTCTATCATTTTCCCGGACATACGCCGGGCTGCTCTATGGTTGAGATTCAAGACAATTTTTTTAGCGGGGATTTTATCTTCCATCGTTCTATTGGGCGCAGTGATTTTCCCTATTCAAGCACTCAAGATATGCTTGATTCTCTGATACGTTTTCAAGCAATACCCAACAATCCAAACAAAATCATTTATCCCGGTCATGGGATTCCTACAAATCTTCATGATGAACAAACAAATGTGCAATTTTGGATTAAACATTTGAGTGCATAA
- the rpsI gene encoding 30S ribosomal protein S9, with translation MAKVYATGKRKTAIAKVWLNNGSGKLTINGQSLNEWLGGHEAIKMKVMQPLILTKQEKSVDINAVTFGGGYSAQAEALRHGISKALNNYDIAFRAILKPKGLLTRDSRVVERKKYGKRKARRSPQFSKR, from the coding sequence ATGGCAAAAGTTTATGCAACAGGAAAAAGAAAAACAGCAATCGCAAAAGTTTGGCTCAATAATGGCAGTGGCAAACTCACTATTAACGGGCAAAGCCTTAATGAATGGCTTGGTGGGCACGAAGCAATTAAAATGAAAGTTATGCAACCTTTGATTCTTACAAAACAAGAAAAATCAGTTGATATTAATGCCGTAACTTTTGGTGGAGGTTATTCTGCACAAGCTGAAGCATTGCGACATGGTATTTCTAAAGCGTTAAATAACTACGATATTGCCTTTAGAGCAATTCTCAAGCCAAAAGGTCTCCTTACTCGAGATTCAAGAGTTGTTGAACGTAAAAAATATGGTAAGCGCAAAGCTCGCCGAAGCCCACAATTCTCAAAAAGATAA
- the fliL gene encoding flagellar basal body-associated protein FliL translates to MAEEEKAAEKSSGEKKSKAILFVVIGIVFVLLLLIGILVAVMLGGGGDEEAHNEAQVEVVQEQQAPTQQAAKIIVGNTVTARSSDRLKPGPIYPIPTDFTVNLMTQTGKRYLKTSISLEIDKPETEPEITTKLPIITDTIIEILSSKSLEDVSTAKGKNRVKDEIVKRINEFLLDGQVRDLFFTQFVVS, encoded by the coding sequence ATGGCAGAAGAAGAAAAAGCAGCCGAGAAGAGTAGCGGAGAAAAAAAGAGTAAAGCAATTTTATTTGTTGTGATAGGAATCGTTTTTGTTTTGTTGTTGTTGATAGGGATTTTAGTCGCTGTGATGCTTGGAGGAGGCGGAGATGAAGAGGCTCATAATGAAGCTCAAGTCGAAGTCGTGCAAGAGCAGCAAGCTCCTACTCAACAAGCAGCGAAAATTATTGTAGGTAATACCGTTACAGCAAGAAGTTCTGATCGTTTGAAACCCGGACCTATTTATCCAATCCCTACAGATTTTACGGTGAATCTGATGACGCAGACAGGCAAACGATACCTTAAAACAAGTATCAGTCTTGAGATTGATAAGCCCGAGACTGAACCAGAGATCACAACAAAATTGCCCATCATCACTGATACGATTATTGAGATTCTCTCATCAAAATCACTTGAAGATGTTTCTACAGCAAAAGGTAAGAATCGTGTTAAAGATGAGATTGTCAAGCGCATTAATGAATTTTTACTTGATGGGCAAGTAAGGGATTTATTCTTTACACAATTTGTTGTGAGCTAA